A DNA window from Porites lutea chromosome 6, jaPorLute2.1, whole genome shotgun sequence contains the following coding sequences:
- the LOC140940855 gene encoding RNA demethylase ALKBH5-like: MAGVEPDERRSYTDLREKLNSTPHRKQHLENRKRRREQISGSHRQHSTHERPYDRDVELQKVHQGIRQRILFDKEECEKIEEKIDEIVELADSGTYRSRTVDRAPLRVKYFFGEGYTYGKQLTERGPGQERLFPRGEVDEIPEWIFELVISRLEKAGIVPKGFVNSAVINDYQPGGCIVSHIDPPHIFDRPIVSCSFFSESSLSFGCKFSFKPIRTSTPVLTLPLPRGCVTTLSGYAADDITHCIRPQDVKKRRAVIIVRRVLPDAPRLEPIISENGGQEKEDSSERESEDPDEEEPSPAKKKRVVLKRSTRQPNHEVKKQPDLLK, from the exons ATGGCGGGTGTTGAACCAGACGAGAGGAGATCCTACACAGACTTGAGAGAGAAGCTGAACAGTACGCCTCATAGAAAGCAACATTTGGAAAATAGGAAGCGAAGACGCGAACAAATTTCTGGTTCGCATCGTCAGCATTCAACGCACGAGAGACCGTATGATAGGGACGTTGAGTTGCAAAAAGTTCATCAAGGAATTCGTCAGCGAATTTTGTTCGACAAGGAAGAATGcgaaaaaattgaagaaaaaatcgaTGAAATTGTTGAGCTTGCAGATAGTGGGACCTACAGGAGCCGAACAGTTGATAGGGCTCCTTTGCGAGTCAAATATTTCTTCGGTGAGGGCTACACATACGGGAAACAGTTAACCGAACGAGGTCCTGGTCAAGAGAGACTTTTTCCGCGAGGAGAAGTGGACGAAATACCCGAGTGGATTTTCGAGTTGGTTATTTCTCGCCTCGAGAAGGCTGGAATTGTGCCTAAAGGTTTTGTAAACAGTGCTGTAATAAACGATTATCAGCCTGGGGGTTGTATAGTTTCGCACATCGATCCTCCGCATATCTTTGATCGACCTATTGTGTCTTGCTCGTTTTTTAGCGAGTCTTCCTTGAGTTTTGGCTGCAAATTCTCGTTTAAACCTATCCGTACCTCAACGCCAGTTTTAACCCTTCCTCTTCCCCGAGGCTGTGTCACTACTTTAAG TGGTTATGCTGCTGATGATATTACTCACTGTATAAGACCTCAAGAtgtgaagaaaagaagagctgtTATTATTGTAAGAAG AGTACTGCCGGATGCACCAAGGCTGGAACCAATCATTAGTGAAAATGGTGGCCAGGAAAAGGAGGATAGCAGTGAGAGAGAGAGTGAAGATCCTGATGAGGAAGAACCATCCCCTGCCAAGAAGAAACGGGTCGTGTTAAAAAGAAGTACTAGACAGCCCAATCATGAAGTGAAAAAGCAACCAGATCTACTCAAATAG